One genomic window of Bradyrhizobium sp. B124 includes the following:
- a CDS encoding ATP-binding protein encodes MSLVALSELIGITLAAAGIIFLFDSPSVNDTQKFLAGRIAEVAQLLRSTTTPTEADGLLAAARRGGLDVRRVALSELVPRTIGETRPSMRAFRQLAAEPGIELLEELRHPAGSASQVIVKLDDGHALMADVATTGRFWSFVLRPAAAMATIVLISMLLLSVYAVRWVIAPLAEVARAATSFGRSPRAPEVLHRRGPLEIAQVADALNDMRTRIAALLDDRTRMLAAISHDLRTPLTRLRLRSERVREDALRTAMLADIAKMTRMINETLEYLRDDARSEALSCIDLPSFLQTICSDFADTGHAVSYSGPARLPYVCRPRALSRAVTNVVENAVKHGSLVVVTLRLTEADHVEIEVADDGPGIPPALHDRMFEPFFKADNARQEGGFGLGLSIAQQDIAQRHGGSIALRLREPSGLLVSMLLPPKPALA; translated from the coding sequence ATGAGCCTGGTCGCGCTGTCGGAACTGATCGGCATCACGCTCGCGGCGGCAGGCATCATTTTTTTGTTCGATTCTCCCTCGGTCAACGACACGCAGAAGTTTCTTGCGGGGCGGATCGCGGAGGTCGCACAGCTCCTGCGCTCCACGACGACGCCAACCGAAGCGGATGGGCTGCTGGCCGCAGCGAGGCGCGGCGGTCTCGATGTAAGGCGCGTCGCGTTGAGCGAACTCGTGCCTCGGACGATCGGAGAGACGCGGCCGTCCATGCGGGCGTTTCGGCAACTGGCGGCCGAGCCTGGAATTGAGTTGCTGGAGGAATTGCGTCATCCGGCAGGCTCGGCGTCACAGGTGATCGTGAAGCTCGACGACGGCCACGCGCTGATGGCCGACGTCGCGACCACCGGCCGCTTTTGGTCCTTTGTGCTCCGTCCGGCGGCCGCGATGGCGACTATCGTGTTGATCTCGATGCTGTTGCTGTCGGTCTATGCGGTGCGTTGGGTAATCGCACCGCTGGCCGAAGTCGCGCGCGCCGCGACGTCGTTCGGCCGCTCGCCGCGGGCTCCCGAGGTGCTGCACCGGCGCGGTCCGCTTGAAATCGCCCAGGTTGCCGACGCGTTGAACGATATGCGCACCCGTATCGCTGCGCTGCTCGACGACCGCACGCGGATGCTGGCCGCCATCAGTCATGACCTGCGGACGCCGCTGACGCGGCTCAGGTTGCGCTCCGAGCGGGTACGCGAAGATGCACTGCGCACGGCGATGCTAGCTGATATCGCCAAGATGACGCGCATGATCAACGAGACGCTGGAGTATCTTCGCGACGATGCGCGCTCGGAGGCGCTGTCGTGCATCGACCTGCCGAGCTTTCTGCAGACGATCTGCTCGGACTTTGCCGACACGGGCCACGCGGTGTCCTATTCCGGGCCGGCGCGACTGCCCTATGTCTGCCGGCCCCGTGCGCTGTCGCGGGCCGTCACCAATGTCGTGGAGAACGCTGTCAAGCACGGCAGCTTGGTCGTGGTGACGCTCCGCCTTACGGAGGCCGACCACGTCGAGATCGAGGTGGCCGACGATGGTCCCGGCATCCCGCCGGCGCTGCACGACAGGATGTTCGAGCCCTTCTTCAAGGCTGACAACGCACGACAGGAAGGCGGCTTTGGGCTGGGACTGTCGATTGCCCAGCAGGATATTGCCCAACGTCATGGCGGCAGCATCGCACTCAGGCTGCGGGAGCCGAGTGGATTGCTTGTATCGATGCTGCTGCCGCCAAAACCCGCCCTGGCCTAG
- the nusG gene encoding transcription termination/antitermination protein NusG, whose amino-acid sequence MDKRWYIVHAYSNFEKKVAESIREQAKQRGLEELFEQVLVPTEKVTEVRRGRKIDAERKFFPGYVLVKMKLTDEAFHLIKNTPKVTGFLGAENKPMPISESEAMRILHQVQEGVERPKASVSFEIGENVRVADGPFASFSGVVEEIDEARSRVKVAVSIFGRATPVELEFGQVEKVV is encoded by the coding sequence ATGGACAAGCGCTGGTACATCGTTCACGCCTATTCGAACTTCGAGAAGAAGGTCGCGGAATCGATCCGCGAGCAGGCCAAGCAGCGCGGGCTGGAAGAGCTGTTCGAGCAGGTGCTGGTGCCGACCGAGAAGGTCACCGAGGTGCGCCGCGGCCGCAAGATCGACGCCGAGCGCAAGTTCTTCCCGGGCTATGTGCTGGTGAAGATGAAGCTGACCGACGAGGCGTTCCATCTGATCAAGAACACCCCGAAGGTGACCGGCTTCCTGGGCGCTGAAAACAAGCCGATGCCGATCTCGGAATCGGAGGCGATGCGGATCCTGCACCAGGTGCAGGAGGGCGTGGAGCGTCCGAAGGCGTCGGTGTCGTTCGAAATCGGCGAGAACGTGCGCGTGGCCGACGGCCCGTTCGCCTCGTTCTCCGGCGTGGTGGAAGAAATCGACGAGGCGCGCTCGCGCGTGAAGGTCGCGGTGTCAATCTTTGGCCGCGCGACCCCCGTGGAACTGGAATTCGGTCAGGTCGAAAAGGTGGTCTGA
- the rplJ gene encoding 50S ribosomal protein L10: MERAAKKEAVGQLNEAFKATSVAIVAHYSGLTVAQMQKLRMQMKQAGASVKVSKNRLAKIALEGTDVAAIGSLLKGPTVIATSNDPVAAPKVAVEFAKANEKFVILGGSMGKTVLNVDSVKALASLPSLDELRGKIVGLIVAPATKLAQLSNAPAAKLARVIQAHASKSEAA; the protein is encoded by the coding sequence GTGGAACGAGCGGCAAAAAAAGAGGCGGTCGGACAGCTCAACGAGGCCTTCAAGGCCACGAGCGTTGCGATCGTCGCTCACTATTCCGGCCTCACCGTGGCCCAGATGCAGAAGCTGCGCATGCAGATGAAGCAGGCGGGTGCGTCGGTGAAGGTCTCGAAGAACCGTCTCGCCAAAATTGCTCTTGAAGGCACTGACGTCGCTGCCATCGGTTCCCTGCTGAAGGGGCCGACTGTGATCGCTACTTCGAACGATCCGGTCGCGGCGCCAAAGGTTGCCGTCGAATTCGCCAAGGCGAACGAAAAGTTCGTCATCCTTGGCGGCTCGATGGGTAAAACCGTCCTGAATGTCGACAGCGTGAAGGCGCTTGCCTCACTGCCGTCGCTCGACGAACTGCGCGGCAAGATCGTGGGCCTCATCGTGGCGCCGGCGACCAAGCTCGCTCAGCTGTCGAACGCGCCTGCGGCCAAGCTCGCACGCGTCATTCAGGCTCATGCCTCAAAGAGCGAAGCGGCCTGA
- a CDS encoding 2-hydroxyacid dehydrogenase, translating into MPDKVLVYSRFPRNELVRFGERYELLNAAGKRPTEMFSAAELGEIRAMITSGGTTLGGEAMDLLPKLGAIICYGTGYEGIDLAAAAKRGIAVGHSPGANASSVADIAVTLMLAATRRLPVADNYVRSGDWIAAKPSPMMRPQAGMRGRKVGVYGLGEIGRKIAARVAAFETEVGYFSRSRQDVPYQHFPSLEALADWCSVLMIAVRAGADTVHAVNADILRRLGNSGIVVNISRGSVIDQKALVAALTDGAIAGAGLDVFAKEPHAPDELTALPNVVLSPHIGGHTLESHVAMQDCVLANLEAFFAGKPLPYEVGAAERLPVPASEPVPRPQM; encoded by the coding sequence ATGCCCGATAAGGTCCTGGTCTATTCGCGCTTTCCGAGAAACGAACTGGTGCGCTTCGGCGAGCGCTACGAGCTGCTGAATGCCGCGGGCAAGCGGCCGACCGAGATGTTTTCGGCGGCGGAGCTTGGCGAGATCCGGGCGATGATCACATCGGGTGGGACGACACTTGGCGGAGAGGCGATGGACCTGCTGCCGAAGCTTGGCGCGATCATCTGCTACGGCACCGGCTATGAGGGGATCGATCTTGCCGCCGCCGCCAAGCGCGGAATTGCGGTCGGTCACAGCCCGGGCGCCAACGCCTCATCCGTTGCCGACATCGCGGTGACGCTGATGCTGGCGGCTACGCGCCGCCTGCCGGTCGCCGACAACTATGTCCGCAGCGGCGACTGGATCGCCGCCAAGCCATCGCCGATGATGCGGCCGCAGGCAGGCATGCGCGGCCGCAAGGTCGGCGTGTATGGTCTCGGCGAGATCGGCCGCAAGATCGCGGCGCGGGTCGCGGCGTTCGAGACCGAGGTCGGTTATTTCAGCCGGTCACGGCAGGACGTGCCGTATCAGCACTTTCCGAGCCTCGAGGCGCTCGCCGACTGGTGCAGTGTGCTGATGATCGCGGTTCGCGCCGGCGCGGACACGGTTCACGCCGTCAATGCCGACATCCTGCGCCGGCTCGGCAACAGCGGGATCGTGGTCAATATCTCGCGCGGCTCCGTCATCGACCAGAAGGCGCTGGTCGCGGCGCTGACCGATGGCGCAATCGCCGGCGCCGGCCTCGACGTGTTCGCCAAGGAGCCGCACGCGCCGGACGAACTGACGGCGCTGCCGAACGTCGTGCTGTCGCCGCATATCGGCGGCCACACCCTGGAATCGCACGTAGCGATGCAGGACTGCGTGCTCGCCAATCTCGAGGCGTTCTTCGCCGGCAAGCCGCTGCCGTATGAAGTAGGGGCGGCTGAGCGGCTGCCGGTTCCGGCCTCGGAACCGGTTCCCCGGCCGCAAATGTGA
- the rplA gene encoding 50S ribosomal protein L1, with protein MAIGKRLKKAREGVDREKLYPLADAIKMVKERAKSKFDETIEIAINLGVDPRHADQMVRGVVNLPNGTGRTLRVGVFARGAKAEEAKAAGADVVGAEDLVEKVQGGAIDFDRCIATPDMMPLVGRLGKVLGPRGMMPNPKIGTVTMDVTNAVKGAKGGSVEFRVEKAGIVQAGIGKASFSEDKLVENVKALADAVSKAKPAGSKGTYIQRVAVSSTMGPGVKVEPGTILG; from the coding sequence ATGGCAATCGGAAAGCGTTTGAAGAAGGCCCGCGAGGGTGTCGATCGCGAGAAGCTCTACCCGCTCGCGGACGCCATCAAGATGGTCAAGGAGCGCGCCAAGTCGAAGTTCGACGAGACGATCGAGATCGCGATCAATCTCGGCGTCGACCCGCGCCACGCCGACCAGATGGTCCGCGGCGTCGTCAACCTGCCGAACGGAACCGGCCGCACGCTGCGCGTCGGCGTGTTCGCGCGCGGCGCCAAGGCTGAGGAAGCCAAGGCCGCCGGTGCCGACGTCGTCGGTGCCGAAGACCTGGTCGAGAAGGTGCAGGGCGGTGCGATCGACTTCGATCGTTGTATCGCTACTCCCGACATGATGCCGCTGGTCGGCCGCCTCGGTAAGGTGCTCGGTCCGCGCGGCATGATGCCGAACCCGAAGATCGGCACCGTGACCATGGACGTCACCAACGCCGTGAAGGGCGCCAAGGGCGGCTCGGTTGAGTTCCGCGTCGAGAAGGCCGGCATCGTGCAGGCCGGCATCGGCAAGGCCTCGTTCTCCGAGGACAAGCTGGTCGAGAACGTCAAGGCGCTCGCGGATGCGGTCTCCAAGGCGAAGCCGGCGGGCTCCAAGGGCACCTACATCCAGCGCGTGGCGGTTTCCTCCACCATGGGCCCGGGCGTGAAGGTCGAGCCAGGCACGATTCTCGGCTGA
- a CDS encoding response regulator transcription factor, translating to MQILDDLVALPVSNARILCVEDDADIARMLAEVLQDNGFRAVLVGSAVEMDALLKRESFDLIVLDVMLPGEDGLSICRRLRMSSTIPIIMVTARGEDIDRILGLELGADDYVTKPFNSRELVARIRALLRRVESGAAPRSRPRPLTFAGWRINPTTRELHDPAGVRITLTGAEFDLLLAFCRNPGQVLSREQLIEQAFGGLIASVERSVDVHISRIRQKIEPDPKDRSMIKTVRLGGYFFTPAVEQI from the coding sequence ATGCAAATCCTGGACGATCTCGTGGCTCTCCCCGTCAGCAACGCGCGCATTCTCTGCGTCGAGGACGACGCCGATATCGCGCGCATGCTGGCCGAGGTGCTGCAGGACAACGGCTTCAGAGCGGTGCTGGTCGGTTCGGCCGTCGAGATGGATGCGTTGCTCAAGCGCGAGAGCTTCGATCTCATCGTGCTCGATGTGATGCTGCCGGGCGAGGATGGATTGAGCATCTGCCGGCGCCTGCGGATGTCGTCCACGATCCCCATCATCATGGTGACGGCGCGGGGCGAGGATATCGACCGCATCCTCGGCCTTGAGCTCGGCGCCGACGACTACGTCACCAAGCCGTTCAATTCGCGCGAGCTGGTGGCCCGCATCCGCGCGCTGTTGCGTCGGGTCGAGAGCGGCGCCGCGCCGCGCTCCCGGCCACGTCCTTTGACCTTTGCCGGCTGGCGCATCAATCCGACCACGCGCGAACTGCATGACCCGGCCGGCGTGCGTATCACGCTGACCGGCGCCGAGTTCGATCTGCTGCTGGCGTTCTGCCGCAATCCCGGCCAGGTGCTGTCGCGCGAGCAACTGATCGAGCAGGCCTTTGGCGGTTTGATCGCATCGGTCGAGCGCAGCGTCGACGTCCATATCAGCCGCATCAGGCAGAAGATCGAGCCGGATCCGAAGGACCGCTCGATGATCAAGACGGTGCGGCTCGGCGGCTACTTCTTCACGCCTGCGGTCGAGCAGATATGA
- the rpoB gene encoding DNA-directed RNA polymerase subunit beta, whose translation MAQQTFTGRKRVRKFFGHIKEVAEMPNLIEVQKASYDQFLMVDEPAGGRLDEGLQAVFRSVFPISDFSGTSMLEFVRYEFEQPKYDVDECRQRGMTFAAPLKVTLRLIVFDIDEETGAKSVKDIKEQDVYMGDIPLMTMNGTFVVNGTERVIVSQMHRSPGVFFDHDKGKTHSSGKLLFAARVIPYRGSWLDIEFDAKDIVFARIDRRRKLPVTSLMYALGLDGEQILSTFYKKITYKRTKDGWRVPFDANRFRGYSTINDLIDADTGKVVLEAGKKLTVRSARQMQEKGLKALRMSDEELVGNYLAEDLVNPKTGEIYAEAGEEITEKSLKVLNEQGYKDLPLLDIDHVNVGAYIRNTLSADKNMTREDALFDIYRVMRPGEPPTLDSAQAMFQSLFFDAERYDLSAVGRVKMNMRLELDAPDTHRTLRKEDILAVIKTLVDLRDGKGEIDDIDHLGNRRVRSVGELMENQYRIGLLRMERAIKERMSSVDIDTVMPQDLINAKPAAAAVREFFGSSQLSQFMDQTNPLSEITHKRRLSALGPGGLTRERAGFEVRDVHPTHYGRICPIETPEGPNIGLINSLATFARVNKYGFVETPYRKIKDGRVTDEVVYLSAMEEGRYRVAQANVPLDAKGRFTDDLVVCRHAGEVLPVTPDKVDYMDVSPKQLVSVAAALIPFLENDDANRALMGSNMQRQAVPLVRAEAPFVGTGMEGVVARDSGAAIAARRSGVIDQIDATRVVIRATEDLDPTKSGVDIYRLMKYQRSNQSTCINQRPLVKVGDIVKKGDIIADGPSTDLGELALGRNVLVAFMPWNGYNFEDSILLSERIVKDDVFTSIHIEEFEVMARDTKLGPEEITRDIPNVSEEALKNLDEAGIVYIGAEVRAGDILVGKITPKGESPMTPEEKLLRAIFGEKASDVRDTSLRVPPGVQGTIVEVRVFNRHGVDKDERALAIEREEIERLAKDRDDEQAILDRNVYNRLAELLENRQGIAGPKGFKKDTKITRAVLDEYPKSQWWLFASPNDKLMAEIEAMRKQYDESKKGLEQRFLDKVEKLQRGDELPPGVMKMVKVFVAVKRKIQPGDKMAGRHGNKGVVSKIVPIEDMPFLEDGTHADIVLNPLGVPSRMNVGQILETHLGWACAGLGKRIGQTIDAYYQKQDLKPLRETLKKIYGEDETIKSLNDNELVELGRNLSHGVPIATPVFDGAKEADIEEMLKLAGFDASGQSTVYDGRTGDQFDRKVTMGYIYMLKLHHLVDDKIHARSIGPYSLVTQQPLGGKAQFGGQRFGEMEVWALEAYGAAYTLQEMLTVKSDDVAGRTKVYEAIVRGDDTFEAGIPESFNVLVKEMRSLGLNVDLHNSKVGPASTSEAAE comes from the coding sequence ATGGCGCAGCAGACATTCACCGGTCGCAAACGCGTACGCAAGTTTTTCGGTCACATCAAGGAAGTCGCCGAGATGCCGAACCTCATCGAGGTTCAGAAGGCGTCCTACGACCAGTTCCTGATGGTTGACGAGCCGGCCGGCGGTCGCCTCGACGAGGGCCTGCAGGCAGTATTCCGCTCGGTATTTCCGATCTCGGATTTTTCGGGCACCTCGATGCTCGAATTCGTCCGCTACGAGTTCGAACAGCCGAAATATGACGTCGACGAGTGCCGCCAGCGCGGCATGACCTTCGCTGCGCCGCTCAAGGTGACGCTGCGCCTCATCGTGTTCGATATCGACGAGGAAACCGGCGCCAAGTCGGTGAAGGACATCAAGGAGCAGGACGTCTACATGGGCGATATCCCGCTCATGACGATGAACGGCACCTTCGTCGTCAACGGCACCGAGCGCGTCATCGTCTCGCAGATGCACCGTTCGCCCGGCGTGTTCTTCGACCACGACAAGGGCAAGACCCATTCGTCCGGCAAGCTCTTGTTTGCCGCGCGCGTGATTCCGTATCGCGGTTCCTGGCTCGACATCGAGTTCGACGCCAAGGACATCGTGTTCGCGCGCATCGACCGCCGCCGCAAGCTGCCCGTGACCTCGCTGATGTACGCGCTCGGTCTCGACGGCGAGCAGATCCTGTCGACCTTCTACAAGAAGATCACCTACAAGCGGACCAAGGACGGATGGCGCGTGCCGTTCGATGCCAACCGCTTCCGCGGCTACTCGACCATCAACGACCTGATCGACGCCGACACCGGCAAGGTGGTGCTCGAGGCCGGCAAGAAGCTGACCGTGCGCAGTGCGCGCCAGATGCAGGAAAAGGGCCTCAAGGCGCTGCGGATGTCGGACGAGGAACTCGTCGGCAACTATCTCGCCGAGGATCTCGTCAACCCGAAGACCGGTGAGATCTACGCCGAAGCCGGCGAGGAGATCACCGAGAAGTCGCTCAAGGTGCTGAACGAGCAGGGCTACAAGGACCTGCCGCTGCTCGACATCGACCACGTCAATGTCGGTGCCTACATCCGCAACACGCTCTCGGCCGACAAGAACATGACGCGTGAGGACGCGCTGTTCGACATCTACCGCGTGATGCGTCCGGGCGAGCCGCCGACGCTGGATTCGGCGCAGGCGATGTTCCAGTCGCTGTTCTTCGATGCCGAGCGCTACGACCTCTCCGCGGTCGGCCGCGTCAAGATGAACATGCGCCTCGAGCTCGATGCGCCCGACACCCATCGCACGCTGCGCAAGGAAGACATCCTGGCGGTCATCAAGACGCTGGTCGACCTGCGCGACGGCAAGGGCGAGATCGACGACATCGACCACCTCGGCAACCGCCGGGTGCGTTCGGTCGGCGAGCTCATGGAGAACCAGTACCGGATCGGCCTGCTCCGCATGGAGCGCGCCATCAAGGAGCGCATGTCGAGCGTCGATATCGACACCGTGATGCCGCAGGACCTGATCAACGCCAAGCCCGCGGCTGCCGCGGTGCGCGAGTTCTTCGGTTCCTCGCAGCTCTCGCAGTTCATGGACCAGACCAACCCGCTGTCGGAGATCACCCACAAGCGGCGCCTGTCGGCGCTTGGCCCGGGCGGTCTGACCCGCGAGCGTGCCGGCTTCGAAGTCCGCGACGTGCATCCGACGCATTACGGCCGTATCTGCCCGATCGAAACGCCGGAAGGTCCGAACATCGGTCTGATCAACTCGCTGGCGACGTTCGCGCGCGTCAACAAGTACGGCTTCGTCGAGACGCCCTATCGCAAGATCAAGGACGGCCGGGTCACCGACGAGGTGGTCTATCTGTCGGCGATGGAAGAGGGCCGCTACCGCGTCGCGCAGGCCAACGTGCCGCTCGATGCCAAGGGCCGCTTCACCGACGATCTGGTGGTCTGCCGTCATGCCGGCGAAGTGCTGCCGGTGACGCCGGACAAGGTCGACTACATGGACGTGTCGCCGAAGCAGCTGGTTTCGGTCGCCGCGGCGCTGATCCCCTTCCTCGAGAACGACGACGCCAACCGCGCGCTGATGGGCTCGAACATGCAGCGCCAGGCGGTGCCGCTGGTTCGCGCCGAGGCGCCGTTCGTCGGCACCGGCATGGAAGGCGTGGTCGCCCGTGACTCGGGCGCGGCGATTGCCGCGCGTCGCTCGGGCGTGATCGACCAGATCGACGCCACCCGCGTCGTGATCCGCGCCACCGAGGATCTCGATCCGACCAAGTCGGGCGTCGATATCTACCGGCTGATGAAGTACCAGCGCTCCAACCAGTCGACCTGCATCAACCAGCGTCCGCTGGTGAAGGTCGGCGACATCGTCAAGAAGGGCGACATCATCGCTGACGGTCCGTCGACCGATCTCGGCGAGCTCGCGCTCGGCCGCAACGTGCTGGTCGCGTTCATGCCGTGGAACGGCTACAACTTCGAAGACTCGATCCTGCTCTCCGAGCGGATCGTGAAGGACGACGTGTTTACCTCGATTCATATCGAAGAATTCGAGGTGATGGCCCGCGACACCAAGCTCGGTCCTGAGGAAATCACCCGCGACATTCCGAACGTCTCGGAAGAAGCGCTGAAGAACCTCGACGAAGCCGGTATCGTCTACATCGGTGCGGAAGTCCGCGCCGGCGACATCCTGGTCGGCAAGATCACGCCGAAGGGCGAGAGCCCGATGACGCCGGAAGAGAAGCTGCTCCGCGCCATCTTCGGCGAGAAGGCCTCCGACGTCCGCGATACCTCGCTGCGCGTGCCTCCGGGCGTGCAGGGCACCATCGTGGAAGTCCGCGTCTTCAACCGTCACGGCGTCGACAAGGACGAGCGTGCGCTGGCGATCGAACGGGAAGAGATCGAGCGTCTGGCCAAGGACCGCGACGACGAGCAGGCGATTCTGGACCGCAACGTCTACAACCGCCTCGCCGAGCTGCTGGAGAACCGCCAGGGCATCGCCGGCCCGAAGGGCTTCAAGAAGGATACCAAGATCACCCGTGCGGTGCTCGACGAGTATCCGAAGTCGCAGTGGTGGCTGTTCGCCTCGCCGAACGACAAGCTGATGGCCGAGATCGAGGCCATGCGGAAGCAGTACGACGAGTCGAAGAAGGGCCTCGAGCAGCGCTTCCTCGACAAGGTCGAGAAGCTGCAGCGTGGCGACGAGTTGCCGCCCGGCGTGATGAAGATGGTCAAGGTCTTCGTCGCGGTGAAGCGCAAGATCCAGCCCGGCGACAAGATGGCCGGCCGTCACGGCAACAAGGGCGTGGTGTCGAAGATCGTGCCGATCGAGGACATGCCGTTCCTCGAGGACGGAACGCATGCCGACATCGTGCTCAATCCGCTCGGCGTGCCTTCGCGCATGAACGTCGGTCAGATCCTTGAGACCCATCTCGGTTGGGCCTGCGCCGGCCTCGGCAAGCGCATCGGTCAGACCATCGACGCCTACTATCAGAAGCAGGATCTCAAGCCGTTGCGCGAGACCCTGAAGAAGATCTATGGCGAGGATGAAACCATCAAGTCGCTGAACGACAACGAGCTGGTCGAACTCGGCCGCAATCTGAGCCACGGCGTGCCGATCGCAACGCCGGTGTTCGACGGCGCCAAGGAAGCCGACATCGAGGAGATGCTGAAGCTCGCGGGCTTCGACGCCTCCGGCCAGTCGACCGTCTATGACGGCCGCACCGGCGACCAGTTCGATCGCAAGGTGACGATGGGCTACATCTACATGCTCAAGCTGCACCATCTCGTGGACGACAAGATCCACGCGCGTTCGATCGGTCCGTACTCGCTCGTCACCCAGCAGCCGCTGGGCGGCAAGGCGCAGTTCGGCGGCCAGCGCTTCGGCGAAATGGAGGTCTGGGCGCTGGAAGCCTACGGCGCCGCCTACACGCTGCAGGAGATGCTGACCGTGAAGTCGGACGACGTCGCCGGCCGTACCAAGGTGTACGAGGCGATCGTGCGCGGCGACGACACCTTCGAGGCCGGTATTCCGGAATCGTTCAACGTGCTGGTCAAGGAAATGCGCTCGCTCGGCCTCAACGTCGACCTGCACAATTCCAAGGTGGGACCGGCGTCGACGTCGGAAGCGGCCGAGTAA
- the secE gene encoding preprotein translocase subunit SecE: protein MAFSPFKFLQEVRSETNKVTWPTRRETTITTIMVFVMVALASIFFFAADQVIRYLITLVLGIH, encoded by the coding sequence ATGGCTTTCAGCCCGTTCAAATTCCTGCAGGAAGTGCGCTCGGAGACCAACAAGGTCACCTGGCCGACGCGCCGCGAGACGACCATCACCACCATCATGGTGTTCGTGATGGTGGCGCTGGCCTCGATCTTCTTCTTCGCCGCGGACCAGGTCATCCGCTACCTCATCACCCTGGTATTGGGCATCCACTGA
- the rplL gene encoding 50S ribosomal protein L7/L12, protein MADLQKIVDDLSSLTVLEAAELAKLLEEKWGVSAAAAVAVAGPAGGGAAAAPAEEKTDFTVVLAAAGDKKIEVIKEVRAITGLGLKEAKDLVEGAPKPVKEGVNKDEAEKIKAQLEKAGAKVELK, encoded by the coding sequence ATGGCTGACTTGCAGAAAATCGTCGACGACCTCTCGAGCCTCACCGTGCTCGAAGCCGCCGAACTCGCCAAGCTCCTCGAAGAAAAGTGGGGCGTCTCGGCCGCTGCCGCCGTCGCGGTTGCCGGCCCGGCTGGTGGCGGCGCTGCCGCTGCTCCGGCTGAAGAGAAGACCGACTTCACCGTCGTGCTGGCTGCCGCCGGCGACAAGAAGATCGAAGTCATCAAGGAAGTCCGCGCCATCACCGGCCTGGGCCTGAAGGAAGCCAAGGACCTCGTCGAAGGCGCTCCGAAGCCCGTCAAGGAAGGCGTCAACAAGGACGAAGCCGAGAAGATCAAGGCCCAGCTCGAGAAGGCTGGCGCCAAGGTCGAGCTCAAGTAA
- the rplK gene encoding 50S ribosomal protein L11, which yields MAKKVTGYLKLQVPAGAANPSPPIGPALGQRGLNIMEFCKAFNAQTQKEEKNTPIPVVITIYADRSFTFEMKTPPMSFFLKQAAKIQSGSKAPGRDKAGQVTKAQVREIAEKKMKDLNCDTIESAMKMVEGSARSMGLEVAG from the coding sequence ATGGCAAAGAAAGTGACCGGATACCTGAAGCTTCAGGTCCCGGCCGGTGCGGCGAATCCTTCGCCCCCGATCGGCCCCGCGCTTGGTCAGCGCGGTCTCAACATCATGGAGTTCTGCAAGGCGTTCAACGCGCAGACCCAGAAGGAAGAGAAGAATACCCCAATCCCGGTGGTGATCACGATCTACGCCGATCGTTCGTTCACCTTCGAGATGAAGACGCCCCCGATGTCGTTCTTCCTCAAGCAGGCTGCCAAGATCCAGTCCGGCTCGAAGGCGCCGGGCCGCGACAAGGCCGGCCAGGTGACCAAGGCGCAGGTGCGCGAGATCGCCGAAAAGAAGATGAAGGACTTGAATTGCGACACCATCGAATCGGCCATGAAGATGGTCGAGGGCTCTGCCCGTTCGATGGGTCTGGAAGTTGCGGGGTAA